A window from Citrus sinensis cultivar Valencia sweet orange chromosome 5, DVS_A1.0, whole genome shotgun sequence encodes these proteins:
- the LOC102628219 gene encoding uncharacterized membrane protein At1g75140, protein MANFHKGKFFLLYLLFIFAFSPNDKILVSSIQPEHDRVPYYEPSETESEGEVKFGQQDLLLHKLEELVRNLSDIVTKLESKFSETSKVSSLDEKRNLGSLRIALEEKDKIKRRKYDDEKLIKEFKEEDMIRDGERARSVSVTKYSPFWSERFQFVSAVKLESDPTCINILPFRDYEGHSKYVAVGDDKGRVFVFLRNGDVSVEFYTMSELPVTAMVSYVSVYKNESVLVTGHENGVILIHKVYEKPNGEDWSSLVIENVGKYVATENGEEGLSVTLLEVHHIGRMRYILSADASGKIRVFKENGMVHGTAAMLSSKPLVFLKQRLLFLTECGAGSLDLRTMKLRETECEGLNNSLVRNYVFDATERSKAYGYTSEGDLIHVLLLGDVTNFKCRVRSKRKFDMSEPLAFQAIKGYLLVVCEEKIFVYNVSAQHYVRSGGPRLLFSAGLDEIRSSFLNYQVMDVDVNDEKRRSVPLIASDRDKLLVLGLGGGYVGMYRSNLPVFKGESSVMSWTGPVFFFILFLFGVWHFFAKKKEALTSWGPDDPFSSTTAATGAPIGSGAGERPFVDSSSRNADIMDLRSGGMRGPSRRYASPSRYPGGTTSSFRPGSADTNARPPVDPNFRSASELKFRGSTLESAGFPKRSLYVNNQVVDDSN, encoded by the coding sequence ATGGCAAATTTCCATAAAGGCAAGTTCTTTTTGCTctatttgctttttattttcgCTTTTTCACCTAATGATAAAATCCTTGTCAGTTCAATCCAACCCGAGCACGACCGTGTTCCTTACTATGAACCATCAGAGACTGAAAGTGAAGGTGAAGTTAAGTTTGGCCAACAAGATTTGTTATTGCATAAACTTGAAGAGTTAGTGAGAAACCTTAGTGATATAGTTACTAAATTAGAATCTAAATTTTCTGAGACTTCAAAAGTTTCATCTCTTGATGAGAAGCGGAATCTTGGGAGTTTAAGAATAGCtcttgaagaaaaagataagATTAAGCGAAGAAAGTATGATGAcgaaaaattaatcaaagaaTTTAAAGAAGAGGATATGATTCGAGATGGAGAGAGAGCGAGATCGGTTTCTGTAACTAAGTACAGTCCATTTTGGTCCGAGAGATTTCAGTTTGTTTCAGCTGTGAAACTGGAATCTGATCCCACTTGTATTAACATATTGCCTTTTCGTGATTATGAGGGTCATAGTAAATATGTTGCTGTAGGTGATGATAAAGGGAgggtttttgtgtttttgagAAATGGGGATGTTTCGGTTGAGTTTTATACTATGTCTGAGTTGCCTGTTACTGCAATGGTTTCTTATGTGTCGGTTTATAAGAATGAGAGTGTTCTGGTCACGGGGCATGAAAATGGTGTGATCTTGATTCATAAGGTTTATGAGAAGCCAAATGGGGAAGATTGGAGTTCACTTGTAATTGAAAATGTTGGTAAATATGTGGCAACTGAGAATGGTGAAGAGGGTTTGTCTGTTACTTTGTTGGAAGTACATCATATTGGGAGGATGAGGTATATATTATCAGCAGATGCTAGTGGGAAGATTAGggtttttaaagaaaatgggatgGTCCATGGTACTGCTGCTATGCTGAGTAGTAAGCCACTTGTTTTCTTGAAGCAGAGGCTTTTGTTTCTGACGGAATGTGGTGCAGGTTCATTGGATTTGAGGACTATGAAACTCAGGGAAACTGAATGTGAAGGATTGAATAATTCTCTGGTTAGGAATTATGTTTTTGATGCCACAGAGAGGTCTAAAGCATATGGGTATACATCGGAGGGGGATTTGATTCATGTATTGCTTTTGGGGGATGTAACAAACTTCAAATGCAGGGTTAGATCCAAGAGAAAGTTTGACATGAGTGAGCCTCTCGCTTTTCAGGCAATTAAGGGGTATTTGCTTGTTGTTTGTGAAGAGAAGATTTTTGTGTATAATGTTTCTGCTCAGCATTATGTGAGGAGTGGTGGGCCTCGTCTTCTTTTTTCAGCTGGTTTGGATGAGATCAGATCATCATTTCTAAACTATCAAGTAATGGATGTGGATGTGAATGACGAGAAAAGAAGGTCAGTTCCCTTGATAGCTAGTGACCGTGATAAGCTTCTTGTTCTTGGTCTTGGTGGTGGGTATGTGGGAATGTACCGCTCTAACCTTCCGGTTTTCAAAGGAGAATCGAGTGTGATGTCATGGACCGGCCCTGTGTTCTTCTTTatactttttttgtttggagtATGGCATTTCTTTgctaagaaaaaagaagcacTTACTTCATGGGGACCAGATGACCCTTTTAGCTCGACAACTGCTGCAACTGGGGCTCCAATAGGGTCGGGTGCTGGAGAAAGGCCTTTTGTGGACTCTTCTTCAAGAAATGCTGATATTATGGACTTGAGGAGTGGTGGTATGAGGGGACCATCAAGGAGATATGCCTCTCCTTCACGATATCCTGGTGGAACAACAAGTTCCTTCAGGCCAGGTTCTGCTGATACCAATGCCAGGCCTCCAGTTGATCCCAATTTTAGATCAGCTTCTGAGCTAAAGTTTAGGGGCTCAACACTAGAATCTGCAGGCTTCCCTAAAAGAAGTCTATATGTAAACAATCAAGTTGTTGACGATAGCAATTGA
- the LOC102628516 gene encoding uncharacterized protein LOC102628516 isoform X1 has product MESVNDFESFSPTEAPSSPVLERQFKRLKKAKTLDEKSPKFGTLDTGKSNTQDSEELNLETLDLEKSNSQVLEEADSDIRFEERFENENGLDSDVGGLHIEEEASGAKWTLDCDSVSEEFDERGVDRRDVAEMVKENEDLRVEESEKRRRSSDDGFEEKKDKKKRVKSVSEDDKFESTVVPKRTTDKDRREQLKQLRAESQRLLRETRDAAFKSVPIIQKPISSVLDKIRRRKLEVSKKSVKVNKTSFIDDYDEGDDYVDISQEFMVNVESKNAADKDGGDDKATKLASEDAISCPANVESGLRDFSADTSNNMVNPASHESICAQMAVDEEPKQEFRAPIDDTQDLFSVPQTSTSQDDLLDDMPKSPLEEALAPSLLAMNLKLGSAPPDDFSDYEEDNDKENIDPCLQESADLSSSPNGDPVKAFVDEEAEEEDDSDNDQLRFRDSEEDEDNEDDEELKDMIATQYEENPIDNERRNELHQKWLEKQDAAGTEKLLQRFKCGSKQLDKTMVEEEEDEESEQDTAEYSGEAIEDLAPTDLVRINLRKVKEMIPHMFTDKDDAYISSDDEETETSLVRQCLFEKSEKKAAFLSPAEDKDSREVFSLIKKLNIVPDTRKKPKMSALSDMRLIGGNRTVSSKSTFLRRGSNLSLPLQQKHGSGMVRSFIFERGDGRNKSAMSVSEGSSDMIQRENAHTKTASTQLYSSQIRPSAQKTKASAEANSRTELIEILRRSSLQSSRCNENRVVSHTESVLATFKLEKLMKKEPNMSLRTL; this is encoded by the exons ATGGAGAGCGTCAATGATTTTGAATCGTTTTCGCCTACCGAAGCACCTTCTTCTCCAGTCCTTGAAAGACAGTTCAAACGACTGAAAAAAGCCAAAACGCTCGACGAGAAATCTCCAAAATTTGGAACCCTAGATACCGGTAAGTCGAATACCCAGGATTCCGAAGAACTGAATCTTGAAACCCTAGATCTTGAGAAGTCAAATAGCCAGGTTTTGGAGGAAGCTGATTCTGATATTCGGTTTGAAGAgcgttttgaaaatgaaaatggattGGATTCTGATGTCGGTGGTTTGCATATTGAGGAAGAGGCGTCTGGTGCTAAGTGGACTTTAGATTGTGACTCCGTGTCGGAGGAGTTCGATGAAAGAGGCGTGGATCGACGTGATGTCGCAGAAATGGTGAAGGAAAATGAGGATTTAAGAGTGGAGGAATCCGAGAAGAGACGACGTAGTTCTGATGATGGCTTTgaggaaaagaaagataagAAGAAAAGAGTCAAGAGTGTCAGcgaagatgataagtttgaatCAACCGTCGTTCCAAAACGAACGACTGACAAG GACAGAAGAGAACAGCTTAAGCAACTCCGTGCTGAGTCTCAGAGACTGTTGCGAG AAACAAGAGATGCAGCATTTAAATCAGTACCAATTATTCAGAAGCCCATATCTTCAGTTTTAGACAAGATTCGACGAAGAAAATTAGAGGTTTCAAAAAA ATCTGTCAAAGTTAACAAAACttcttttattgatgattatgaTGAGGGTGATGATTATGTTGATATTTCACAAGAATTTATGGTCAATGTTGAATCCAAAAATGCCGCTGACAAGGATGGAGGAGATGACAAGGCCACAAAATTGGCAAGTGAGGATGCAATTTCCTGTCCTGCTAATGTGGAGAGTGGGTTAAGGGACTTTTCTGCTGATACTTCTAATAATATGGTAAATCCCGCAAGTCATGAAAGTATTTGTGCCCAAATG GCTGTGGATGAGGAACCAAAGCAGGAGTTTCGAGCTCCTATTGATGATACTCAG GACCTGTTTTCTGTTCCACAAACAAGTACCTCCCAAGATGATCTCTTAGATGACATGCCTAAGAGCCCTCTTGAAGAAGCTTTAGCACCATCCTTACTTGCTATGAACTTGAAGCTTGGTTCTGCCCCTCCTGATGATTT TTCTGATTACGAAGAGGATAATGACAAGGAGAACATTGATCCATGTCTACAAGAATCAGCTGACTTGTCTTCGTCTCCAAATGGTGATCCTGTTAAAGCCTTTGTTGACGAGGaagctgaagaagaagatgacaGTGACAATGACCAGCTCCGTTTCCGAGATAGTGAAGAAGATGAGgataatgaagatgatgaagaactCAAGGATATGATAGCAACCCAATATGAAGAAAATCCAATTGATAATGAAAGGCGCAATGAACTCCATCAAAAATGGCTTGAGAAACAGGATGCTGCTGGAACAGAGAAACTTTTGCAGAGATTTAAATGTGGTTCAAAACAGCTGGACAAGACTATGGTGGAAGAGGAGGAAGATGAGGAAAGTGAACAAGATACTGCAGAGTACAGTGGTGAAGCTATTGAAGATTTAGCTCCAACAGATCTTGTGCGGATAAATTTAAGGAAAGTAAAGGAAATGATTCCTCATATGTTTACAGACAAAGATGATGCATACATTTCATCTGATGACGAAGAAACAGAAACAAGTCTTGTTAGGCAGTGCCTCTTTGAGAAATCA GAAAAGAAAGCTGCATTCCTGTCGCCAGCAGAGGATAAAGATTCCAGAGAAGTTTTTAGTCTTATAAAGAAGCTGAATATTGTGCCTGACACTAggaaaaaaccaaaaatgtCAG CCCTTTCTGATATGCGACTCATAGGAGGAAACAGAACAGTGTCATCAAAG tCAACTTTCCTACGTCGGGGATCAAACCTTTCTCTGCCATTACAGCAGAAGCATGGCTCTGGCATGGTGCGGTCTTTTATCTTTGAACGAGGTGATGGCCGTAACAAGAGTGCAATGTCAGTGTCAGAAGGTTCTTCAGATATG ATTCAGAGGGAAAATGCACATACAAAAACTGCTTCAACCCAACTTTATAGCTCACAAATTAGACCTAGTGCTCAAAAGACAAAAGCTTCAGCAGAAGCAAATTCCAGAACTGAATTAATTGAGATCTTGAGGCGCTCTTCACTGCAATCTAGCCGCTGCAATGAAAATAGAGTGGTTAGCCATACTGAATCCGTATTAGCAACGTTTAAATTGGAGAAGCTGATGAAGAAAGAACCTAACATGTCTCTAAGAACTCTCTAA
- the LOC102628516 gene encoding uncharacterized protein LOC102628516 isoform X2: MESVNDFESFSPTEAPSSPVLERQFKRLKKAKTLDEKSPKFGTLDTGKSNTQDSEELNLETLDLEKSNSQVLEEADSDIRFEERFENENGLDSDVGGLHIEEEASGAKWTLDCDSVSEEFDERGVDRRDVAEMVKENEDLRVEESEKRRRSSDDGFEEKKDKKKRVKSVSEDDKFESTVVPKRTTDKDRREQLKQLRAESQRLLRETRDAAFKSVPIIQKPISSVLDKIRRRKLEVSKKSVKVNKTSFIDDYDEGDDYVDISQEFMVNVESKNAADKDGGDDKATKLASEDAISCPANVESGLRDFSADTSNNMAVDEEPKQEFRAPIDDTQDLFSVPQTSTSQDDLLDDMPKSPLEEALAPSLLAMNLKLGSAPPDDFSDYEEDNDKENIDPCLQESADLSSSPNGDPVKAFVDEEAEEEDDSDNDQLRFRDSEEDEDNEDDEELKDMIATQYEENPIDNERRNELHQKWLEKQDAAGTEKLLQRFKCGSKQLDKTMVEEEEDEESEQDTAEYSGEAIEDLAPTDLVRINLRKVKEMIPHMFTDKDDAYISSDDEETETSLVRQCLFEKSEKKAAFLSPAEDKDSREVFSLIKKLNIVPDTRKKPKMSALSDMRLIGGNRTVSSKSTFLRRGSNLSLPLQQKHGSGMVRSFIFERGDGRNKSAMSVSEGSSDMIQRENAHTKTASTQLYSSQIRPSAQKTKASAEANSRTELIEILRRSSLQSSRCNENRVVSHTESVLATFKLEKLMKKEPNMSLRTL, encoded by the exons ATGGAGAGCGTCAATGATTTTGAATCGTTTTCGCCTACCGAAGCACCTTCTTCTCCAGTCCTTGAAAGACAGTTCAAACGACTGAAAAAAGCCAAAACGCTCGACGAGAAATCTCCAAAATTTGGAACCCTAGATACCGGTAAGTCGAATACCCAGGATTCCGAAGAACTGAATCTTGAAACCCTAGATCTTGAGAAGTCAAATAGCCAGGTTTTGGAGGAAGCTGATTCTGATATTCGGTTTGAAGAgcgttttgaaaatgaaaatggattGGATTCTGATGTCGGTGGTTTGCATATTGAGGAAGAGGCGTCTGGTGCTAAGTGGACTTTAGATTGTGACTCCGTGTCGGAGGAGTTCGATGAAAGAGGCGTGGATCGACGTGATGTCGCAGAAATGGTGAAGGAAAATGAGGATTTAAGAGTGGAGGAATCCGAGAAGAGACGACGTAGTTCTGATGATGGCTTTgaggaaaagaaagataagAAGAAAAGAGTCAAGAGTGTCAGcgaagatgataagtttgaatCAACCGTCGTTCCAAAACGAACGACTGACAAG GACAGAAGAGAACAGCTTAAGCAACTCCGTGCTGAGTCTCAGAGACTGTTGCGAG AAACAAGAGATGCAGCATTTAAATCAGTACCAATTATTCAGAAGCCCATATCTTCAGTTTTAGACAAGATTCGACGAAGAAAATTAGAGGTTTCAAAAAA ATCTGTCAAAGTTAACAAAACttcttttattgatgattatgaTGAGGGTGATGATTATGTTGATATTTCACAAGAATTTATGGTCAATGTTGAATCCAAAAATGCCGCTGACAAGGATGGAGGAGATGACAAGGCCACAAAATTGGCAAGTGAGGATGCAATTTCCTGTCCTGCTAATGTGGAGAGTGGGTTAAGGGACTTTTCTGCTGATACTTCTAATAATATG GCTGTGGATGAGGAACCAAAGCAGGAGTTTCGAGCTCCTATTGATGATACTCAG GACCTGTTTTCTGTTCCACAAACAAGTACCTCCCAAGATGATCTCTTAGATGACATGCCTAAGAGCCCTCTTGAAGAAGCTTTAGCACCATCCTTACTTGCTATGAACTTGAAGCTTGGTTCTGCCCCTCCTGATGATTT TTCTGATTACGAAGAGGATAATGACAAGGAGAACATTGATCCATGTCTACAAGAATCAGCTGACTTGTCTTCGTCTCCAAATGGTGATCCTGTTAAAGCCTTTGTTGACGAGGaagctgaagaagaagatgacaGTGACAATGACCAGCTCCGTTTCCGAGATAGTGAAGAAGATGAGgataatgaagatgatgaagaactCAAGGATATGATAGCAACCCAATATGAAGAAAATCCAATTGATAATGAAAGGCGCAATGAACTCCATCAAAAATGGCTTGAGAAACAGGATGCTGCTGGAACAGAGAAACTTTTGCAGAGATTTAAATGTGGTTCAAAACAGCTGGACAAGACTATGGTGGAAGAGGAGGAAGATGAGGAAAGTGAACAAGATACTGCAGAGTACAGTGGTGAAGCTATTGAAGATTTAGCTCCAACAGATCTTGTGCGGATAAATTTAAGGAAAGTAAAGGAAATGATTCCTCATATGTTTACAGACAAAGATGATGCATACATTTCATCTGATGACGAAGAAACAGAAACAAGTCTTGTTAGGCAGTGCCTCTTTGAGAAATCA GAAAAGAAAGCTGCATTCCTGTCGCCAGCAGAGGATAAAGATTCCAGAGAAGTTTTTAGTCTTATAAAGAAGCTGAATATTGTGCCTGACACTAggaaaaaaccaaaaatgtCAG CCCTTTCTGATATGCGACTCATAGGAGGAAACAGAACAGTGTCATCAAAG tCAACTTTCCTACGTCGGGGATCAAACCTTTCTCTGCCATTACAGCAGAAGCATGGCTCTGGCATGGTGCGGTCTTTTATCTTTGAACGAGGTGATGGCCGTAACAAGAGTGCAATGTCAGTGTCAGAAGGTTCTTCAGATATG ATTCAGAGGGAAAATGCACATACAAAAACTGCTTCAACCCAACTTTATAGCTCACAAATTAGACCTAGTGCTCAAAAGACAAAAGCTTCAGCAGAAGCAAATTCCAGAACTGAATTAATTGAGATCTTGAGGCGCTCTTCACTGCAATCTAGCCGCTGCAATGAAAATAGAGTGGTTAGCCATACTGAATCCGTATTAGCAACGTTTAAATTGGAGAAGCTGATGAAGAAAGAACCTAACATGTCTCTAAGAACTCTCTAA
- the LOC102628989 gene encoding outer envelope pore protein 24B, chloroplastic gives MKASLKGRYETDKDRGVAAATVAFNAGDVKLRASLTDATVVNGPSLNGLALAVEKPGFFIVDYNVPKKDFRFQFMNSVRVADKPLNLTYIHGRGDNRTILEGTLVFDSANKVSANHVLGSGNCKLKYTYVHGGLTTFEQWYDLAKNSWDFAVSRKVYGDDVFRASYQTSSKALALEWSRNSKINGDFKIQAALNLAEELRVPKLTAESTWNFEM, from the exons ATGAAGGCGTCGTTGAAGGGCAGGTACGAAACAGACAAAGACAGGGGGGTTGCTGCTGCAACCGTCGCCTTCAACGCAGGCGATGTTAAGCTCAGGGCCTCCTTGACCGACGCCACCGTTGTAAATGGCCCCAGCTTGAACGGCTTGGCTCTAGCCGTAGAGAAACCCGGCTTCTTCATCGTCGATTACAACGTCCCGAAGAAG GATTTTCGATTTCAGTTTATGAACTCAGTTAGGGTTGCGGACAAACCATTGAACCTTACTTACATTCACGGCAGAGGGGATAATCGGACGATATTAGAGGGAACTTTGGTGTTTGATTCGGCTAATAAGGTGTCGGCTAATCATGTGCTTGGTTCAGGGAATTGCAAGTTGAAGTACACCTATGTTCATGGAGGATTGACTACATTTGAGCAATGGTACGATTTGGCAAAAAATTCTTGGGATTTTGCCGTGTCTCGGAAAGTTTATGGTGATGACGTGTTTCGAGCTTCTTATCAGACATCGAGCAAGGCATTAGCGCTGGAGTGGTCaaggaattcaaagataaatgGGGATTTCAAG ATTCAAGCAGCTCTCAATCTGGCAGAGGAATTAAGAGTCCCAAAATTGACTGCTGAGAGCACGTGGAACTTCGAGATGTga
- the LOC107176376 gene encoding transcription repressor OFP7, with protein MAERFKLKTSRAVSLSRVIPSLQICRPKGPSDSVYTPVPAIHRLSPVDSKVFDISFPSNLIPSPPPTTPECHFIKRRVSTKVECGCGMQELSTDRRGFRSQWKKDLEAAPRCHVVSKDDHQPKLTINSNDDTSPVWVSKNRIKTTASLSSRDGGCSSNEEGDESESTQVSSSTRSLSNYYSTGLDHYSPDAEDENGRKKKNANTNIKQIRRHRRKASDMTTVAEVVDAAVKASVFRRKIIPGTVEGKVRESVAVAKKSVDPYEDFKRSMLEMILQKQMFEAKDLEQLLLCFLSLNSSKYHQIIVEAFSDIWEILFCD; from the coding sequence ATGGCTGAACGCTTCAAGCTCAAGACTTCTCGCGCCGTTTCGCTTTCTCGTGTCATTCCTTCACTTCAAATTTGTCGTCCCAAAGGCCCTTCAGATTCCGTATACACACCAGTGCCGGCAATTCATCGGCTGTCACCAGTCGATTCTAAAGTATTTGATATCAGTTTCCCCAGTAACTTAATTCCGTCACCACCGCCAACAACGCCAGAATGCCATTTCATCAAGCGACGCGTATCGACCAAGGTCGAGTGTGGTTGCGGAATGCAGGAACTGTCTACTGATCGCCGGGGCTTCAGGTCCCAGTGGAAGAAAGATCTAGAAGCAGCACCTCGATGCCACGTAGTATCAAAAGACGATCATCAACCAAAACTAACTATAAATAGCAACGATGATACATCACCAGTTTGGGTGAGCAAAAACAGGATTAAAACAACAGCAAGCCTTTCATCACGTGATGGTGGATGTTCTAGCAACGAAGAAGGAGATGAAAGTGAATCCACCCaagtttcaagttcaacaAGAAGCTTGTCCAATTACTACTCCACAGGACTCGATCATTATTCACCGGATGCTGAAGACGAAAACGGacgtaaaaagaaaaatgcgaACACTAACATAAAGCAGATCCGAAGACACAGGCGCAAGGCATCAGACATGACGACGGTGGCAGAGGTAGTTGACGCCGCGGTGAAGGCTTCAGTTTTCAGGCGAAAGATAATACCGGGCACTGTGGAAGGGAAGGTGAGGGAAAGCGTTGCAGTGGCGAAGAAGTCAGTGGATCCGTACGAGGATTTTAAAAGGTCCATGTTGGAGATGATATTGCAGAAGCAGATGTTTGAGGCCAAGGATTTAGAACAacttttgctttgttttttgTCTTTGAATTCTAGCAAATATCATCAAATCATTGTGGAGGCTTTTTCGGATATTTGGGAGATCTTGTTTTGTGATTGA
- the LOC107176397 gene encoding uncharacterized protein LOC107176397: MRKLCPNYDREDGLDTVLEVPIPEEMFNKMGSTAALRWHNLRALMKAQSQSCDRSSFLQAKSSNEFMALLKLVGSPLISFQLQLDNPPSRFVKNASIEASTAKYIVQQYIAATGGQAALNWVNSMYAVGEVKMLGSEMQQGDDSVSAKGNCEAGGFVLWQKNPDLWCLELVVAGFKICAGSNGKVAWNQSSSQPNVAHRGPPRPLRRFFQGLDPRCIASLFSDAVCIAEEKIDNEDCFVLKVEANAATLRAQNSPNTEVVHHTIWGYFSQRTGLLIKFEDTKLVRMKSAKGTDSVFWETSMASTIEDYRYVDAINVAHCGKTVTTLYRYGGAHNHKRKIEETWKIEEVDYNICGLSVETFLPPAEVRRGNDVGEQPVC; encoded by the exons ATGAGGAAACTGTGCCCAAATTACGACAGAGAAGATGGGCTGGACACCGTCCTGGAGGTGCCAATACCTGAAGAAATGTTCAACAAGATGGGGAGCACTGCAGCTTTACGTTGGCACAATTTGCGTGCATTGATGAAAGCTCAATCCCAATCTTGTGATAGGTCTTCATTCCTCCAGGCTAAATCAAGCAATGAGTTTATGGCATTGCTCAAACTTGTTGGTTCCCCTCTTATCTCTTTTCAGTTGCAATTGGACAACCCACCTAGCCGCTTCGTTAAAAATGCTAGCATT GAGGCTTCTACGGCGAAATATATAGTGCAACAATATATAGCGGCAACAGGAGGACAGGCAGCGTTAAATTGGGTGAATAGCATGTATGCAGTTGGGGAGGTGAAGATGCTTGGGTCAGAAATGCAACAGGGTGATGATAGTGTGTCTGCAAAAGGGAATTGTGAGGCTGGTGGGTTTGTGCTGTGGCAAAAGAATCCTGACCTTTGGTGCCTTGAACTTGTTGTTGCTGGTTTTAAGATCTGTGCAGGAAGCAATGGCAAGGTTGCCTGGAATCAGTCCTCCTCTCAACCCAATGTTGCTCACAGAGGCCCGCCACGTCCCCTGCGCCGCTTCTTCCAG GGATTGGACCCCAGGTGCATTGCTAGCTTATTCTCAGATGCCGTATGCATTGCAGaggaaaaaattgataatgagGATTGTTTTGTGCTAAAAGTTGAGGCTAATGCAGCCACACTCAGAGCACAAAACTCTCCCAACACTGAAGTCGTTCACCACACTATATGGGGTTACTTCAGCCAAAGAACAGGACTGCTAATTAAATTTGAGGATACAAAGCTAGTGAGGATGAAGAGTGCTAAAGGAACTGACAGTGTGTTTTGGGAAACAAGCATGGCTTCAACGATTGAAGATTATAGATATGTTGATGCCATTAACGTGGCGCATTGTGGAAAAACTGTTACAACACTTTACAGGTATGGAGGAGCACACAATCATAAGAGGAAAATTGAAGAGACCTGGAAAATTGAGGAGGTTGATTACAATATTTGTGGGCTTTCGGTGGAAACATTTTTGCCTCCAGCTGAAGTCAGAAGAGGAAATGATGTTGGGGAGCAACCTGTGTGCTAA